Proteins co-encoded in one Kribbella qitaiheensis genomic window:
- a CDS encoding ABC transporter permease, with the protein MTNIGRWIGRHLILFIGLLVLLYLFAPIFVVILMSFNAPKSKLSYQFDGFTLHNWTHPCQPFGLCDAVSTSLRIGLVATVIATALGTLMAFAMVRHRFRGRAATNLFIFLPMASPEIVLGSSLLALFVSGGLGGQLGFWTILIAHVMFCLSFVVVTVKARLSGMDTRLEQAAMDLYATEWQTFWRITFPLVFPGILAAALLSFSLSFDDFIITNLNAGRTVTFPMFVWGSAQRDIPPQINVVGTAMFLLALVLVLGGELARRRRASRAH; encoded by the coding sequence ATGACGAACATCGGTCGCTGGATCGGGCGGCACCTGATCCTCTTCATCGGGCTGCTGGTCCTGCTCTACCTGTTCGCGCCGATCTTCGTCGTGATCCTGATGTCGTTCAACGCGCCGAAGAGCAAGCTGTCGTACCAGTTCGACGGCTTCACGCTGCACAACTGGACGCATCCCTGTCAGCCGTTCGGACTCTGCGACGCGGTCAGTACCAGTCTGCGGATCGGCCTGGTCGCTACCGTGATCGCGACCGCGCTCGGCACGCTGATGGCCTTCGCGATGGTCCGGCACCGCTTCCGCGGCCGGGCCGCGACGAACCTGTTCATCTTCCTGCCGATGGCCTCGCCCGAGATCGTGCTCGGCTCGTCCTTGCTGGCGCTGTTCGTCTCCGGCGGCCTGGGTGGTCAGCTCGGCTTCTGGACGATCCTGATCGCGCACGTGATGTTCTGCCTGTCGTTCGTGGTCGTCACCGTGAAGGCCAGGCTGTCCGGGATGGACACCCGGCTGGAACAGGCGGCGATGGATCTCTATGCGACCGAGTGGCAGACGTTCTGGCGGATCACCTTCCCGCTGGTCTTCCCCGGCATCCTGGCCGCCGCGCTGCTGAGCTTCTCGCTGTCCTTCGACGACTTCATCATCACCAACCTGAACGCCGGCCGGACGGTGACGTTCCCGATGTTCGTCTGGGGATCCGCCCAGCGCGACATCCCGCCGCAGATCAACGTCGTCGGTACGGCGATGTTCCTGCTGGCACTGGTTCTCGTCCTCGGCGGTGAGCTGGCTCGTCGTCGCAGGGCGTCCCGTGCACACTGA
- a CDS encoding ABC transporter permease — MSALGHLSTPATVEPAPPPEGSERRRTAYLLLLPGGLWLILFFVVPLVSLIAASLYDPNGSIESGFSMTWSFHNYVDALADYARPFGRSLWYSLLTTAFCLLLGFPLAYAIAFKAGRWKNLMLALVIAPFFTSFLIRTLSWKLLLSDNGFVVDALKAVHILGSDGRLLATTAAVVTGLTYNFLPFMVLPLYASLEKIDHRLIEAGGDLYASAFTTFRTVTFPLAMPGVVAGTLLTFIPAAGDYINAQLLGTPKQRMIGNDIQRLFAAGAYPTAAALSVTLMAAITVLVLFYVRRAGTEDLV; from the coding sequence ATGAGCGCGCTCGGCCACCTGAGTACGCCGGCAACCGTCGAGCCGGCACCGCCTCCCGAGGGCAGTGAGCGCCGGCGTACGGCGTACCTGCTGCTGCTTCCCGGCGGTCTCTGGCTGATCCTGTTCTTCGTCGTGCCACTCGTGTCGCTGATCGCGGCCAGCCTGTACGACCCGAACGGTTCGATCGAGTCCGGCTTCTCGATGACCTGGAGCTTCCACAACTACGTGGATGCGCTCGCTGACTATGCCCGGCCGTTTGGGCGATCGCTCTGGTACTCGCTACTCACCACTGCGTTCTGCCTGCTGCTCGGGTTCCCGCTCGCGTACGCGATCGCGTTCAAGGCCGGTCGCTGGAAGAACCTGATGCTCGCGCTGGTGATCGCGCCGTTCTTCACCAGCTTCCTGATCCGCACGCTGTCGTGGAAGCTGCTGCTCAGCGACAACGGCTTCGTGGTGGACGCTCTGAAGGCAGTGCACATCCTCGGCTCGGACGGGCGACTGCTCGCGACCACCGCCGCTGTCGTCACCGGCCTGACATACAACTTCCTGCCCTTCATGGTGCTGCCGCTCTACGCCAGCCTGGAGAAGATCGACCACCGGCTGATCGAGGCGGGTGGCGACCTGTATGCCAGTGCGTTCACCACGTTCCGCACGGTGACGTTCCCGCTGGCGATGCCGGGTGTCGTGGCCGGGACCCTGCTGACCTTCATCCCCGCGGCCGGTGACTACATCAACGCCCAGCTGCTCGGTACGCCGAAGCAGCGGATGATCGGCAACGACATCCAGCGGCTGTTCGCGGCCGGGGCCTATCCGACCGCTGCCGCGCTCTCGGTGACGCTGATGGCCGCGATCACCGTGCTGGTGTTGTTCTACGTCCGCCGGGCCGGAACGGAGGACCTGGTATGA